Genomic segment of Ranitomeya imitator isolate aRanImi1 chromosome 6, aRanImi1.pri, whole genome shotgun sequence:
taagagggtgataaagggggggggggttgatttacaattttttaattttgatcattgtgatagcgtTTATCAAAAgttatcagtctttgtacaggaggaggaggtgagctgtgacatcacctattgtgaatggtggatcctgtgttatctactgtatatagaggtgttatcagtcattgtacaggaggaggaggtgagctgtgatatcacctattgtgaatggtggatcctgtgttatctcctgtatatagaggtgttatcagtcattgtacaggaggaggaggtgagctgtgacatcacctattgtgaatggtggatccagtgttatataccgtatatagaggtgttatcagtccttgtacaggaggaggaggtgagctgtgacatcccctattgtgaatggtggatcctgtgttatctgctgtatatagaggtgttatcagttattgtacaggaggaggaggtgagctgtgacatcatccattgttaatggtggatccagtgttatcgattgtatatagaggtgtctttttaaaaaaaaaattcctgcaacATTTTAAAGCTTATTTAAAGGGACTTGAAACATTTCACTCCAAAAAAGGAATAAATAAAGCAAATGTGCTAAAAATCATCGTTAAACTTTAAGGCAAGTTCATCAAACAATTGTGAATTTAGTGCAAAATCCaccagtggaagaaaaaaaaaaagacaaaaaaatgacTTGTAAGTGAATCGGAGCCTTGGATTGTGGAGCAGAAGATGAATAAAGATGAAAGAAGCAGAGACAAAGTACAAAGACGAGGAGGAAAACGTCCTCAGCGGAAATTTTCATTTTAGAAGGATCTAGGAAGGATTTTTGGATCAGTTATGGATTAGAAAAGTCGTCGCTTTATTACACCTAAAGAAGAAGAAAATTACCTTTTATTTCGAGGGGTTCAGGATTCTTTTTTCGCGCAGAAGTTCACGATGGTAAAATCCTAATATTTCTCAAAATGTGTTGGACTCGTCTTCATCTGGCTCCTGGACTTTAATAATGTCTATTTGTAGGAAAACCTGACGCCCCCCTAAACAGCAAACCGCACCCCTGAGGTGCGGCTGTTACTATCGCAACTCGTATAGCTGAGTATCTGCGATACCAGACGAAGCCTATGAACAAGTGGGGCGCGATTTCTTTTCGCACCTTTCTGCATGTTCCGATTAAAACGTCTTAAAATTTGTACAAGTAATTGGGACATAATTAAAAACACTCCAGGAGTACGCTGTGTACATTAGAGCAAGAGttctcatttatttttattttttttaaagttgcaATTAATAAAACCTCGACCAGATTGACAAAAATAAAACTAACAGGTGAAcacaaaatagactttaaaaaaatcTAGACTGAAAAAAGACAATTAATCAGTAATAAAGTTTATTACAAAGTTGTAGAATTTTTCATTGTGCGGTTTTGaaactctttaaaaaaaaacaaacaaacaaacaaacctggCACCAAGGTCAAAACCGGTCGGTTCCGGCTCTTACCTTTATGTCCGCCGCTCCTTTTCATGTTCcagtttttttgggggtttttttttttttaaaatccgccATACGGCTCCAGGTATATCAGCTGTTTTATTTAGTGCTGATTGTTATTGCCTTTACGATAAAGAACGGTGAGTAATTATGCAAATAAtcataaagacacgccccagaggatcctccgAGCACTGCCCCCTTGGCAAAGACTGTAAAAGTAGCTCTgaataaaaaggtccatatctctggaaacGTCCAGCGGATTTCGAAGAAACAAAAGCCAGAACACGCATGGGAGCGGCGGGAATAATGTAAGGGTTAAAACTGGCCACTTCTGACCTTCAAGTCCTCTTTCAATGTATGCTTTGATGAAATCTGTACATTTCCAGTTTCTTCGGTCGACGActaattttctctttttttcttcagCTTTCTATCGATATTGGAACTGAAGTAAAATATCACAATAATTTGCTTTCACAAATGGTGAGTATTCACTAGCTCAATGCGCCCCTATACTCTCACCttttgggggcttttttttgtAAGAATGCAACTATTGCCAATTGTGAGATAATATAGtattataccacgtgggctgtacaACTCCATAGCAATGTAGAGAAAAACATGAAAAGTTTTTAGTCGTTGTTGCCATAGCAACAGATCACTGTATTCCTTATTCAAGAGCAGATTTCAAAATTACTAGCTCCGATCGGTTGCTATGGTAACATATCCACCTACTTATGCATTAAGCCCAAAATGTGACCGAAAGACAAGACTTATAGAAATATTATGGTAGCAATTATATTCTTgtaatagggggcagtattatagtagttatattcttgtacataggagccgtattatagtagttatattcttgtacataggggcagtattatagtagttatattcttgtacataggggcagtattatagtagttatatttctgtacacaggagcagtattatagtagttatattcttgtacataggagcagtattatagtagttatattcttgtacataggagcagtattatagtagttatattcttgtacacaggagcagtattatagtagttatattcttgtacataggggcagtattatagtagttatatttctgtacacaggagcagtattatagtagttatattcttgtacataggagcagtattatagtagttatattcttgtacacaggagcagtattatagtagttatattcttgtacataggggcagtattatagtagttatatttctgtacacaggagcagtattatagtagttatattcttgtacataggagcagtattatagtagttatattcttgtacataggagcagtattatagtagttatattcttgtacataggagcagtattatagtagttatattcttgtatataggggcagtattatagtagttatattcttgtacataggggcagtattatagtagttatatttctgtacacaggagcagtattatagtagttatattcttgtacataggggcagtattatagtagttatattcttgtacataggatcagtattatagtagttatattgttgtacataggaggcagtattatagtagttatattcttgtatataggggcagtattatagtagttatactcttgtacataggggcagtattacagtagttatattcttgtacataggggcagtattatagtagttatattcttgtacatatgagcagtattatagtagttatattcttatatataggggcagtattatagtagttatattcttgtacataggggcagtattatagtagttatattcttgtacataggagcagtattatagtagttatattcttgtacataggggcagtattatagtagttatattcttgtacatatgagcagtattatagtagttatattcttatatataggggcagtattatagtagttatattcttgtacataggggcagtattatagtagttatattcttgtacataggagcagtattatagtagttatagtcttgtacataggggcagtattatagtagttatattcctgtacataggagcagtattatagtagttatattcttgtacataggggcagtattatagtagttatattcctgtacataggagcagtattatagtagttatattcttgtatatagagggcagtattatagtagttatattcttgtacatagggggcagtattatagcagttatattcttgtacatagggagcagtattatagtagttatattcttgtacatagggggcagtattatagtagttatattcttgtacatagaggcagtattatagtagttatattcttgtacatagggggcagtattatagtagttatattcttgtatatagagggcagtattatagtagttatattcttgtacataggagcagtattatagtagttatattcttctacataggggcagtattatagtagttatattcttgtatataggagcagtattatagtagctatattcttctacataggagcagtattatagtagttatattcttgtacataggaggcagtattatagtagttatattcttgtacataggagcagtattatagtagttatattcttgtacataggagcagtattatagtagttatattcttgtacataggggcagtattacagtagttatattcttgtacataggggcagtattatagtagttatattcctgtacataggagcagtattatagtctttatattcttgtacataggggcagtattatagtagttatattcctgtacataggagcagtattatagtagttatattcttgtacatagaggcagtattatagtagctatattcttgtacataggagcagtattatagtacttatatttttgtacataggagcagtattatagtagttatattcttgtacataggggcagtattatagtagttatattcctgtacataggagcagtattatagtagttatattcttgtacataggggcagtattatagtagttatattcttgtacagtacGTAGGGACAGTACTATAGGAGATATATTCCTGTGCTTTCATATATTTTGCTTATTCTTCAGTACACAATTtatatttcatgtgttttttgtgtgtttttattctCTTTTTTAGGACTCCGATTTTGACTCTACCGGTGGTTTCCTGGGGGCCACAATGGGCCGGCTTAAGGTTCTCTCTAGGGGAAGCCAGGCCAAGCTGCTGTTGTATATGATGCTGTTCGCCTGTTTTGTGTTCTTCGTCATTTACTGGTATATAAAGCTCAGATGATCAGACTTggatcttttttgttttgtttttgagcCTCAATTATCAAGTTTAATtccttattttttgagcagtgttccTAAGTGTCTCAGGGTATGCTGGAATTTGTAGTTTCACAACAGGTTGGTGACC
This window contains:
- the BET1 gene encoding BET1 homolog, whose amino-acid sequence is MDRGGMKHREGRPEMSGYSVYEEENERLTETLRVKANALKSLSIDIGTEVKYHNNLLSQMDSDFDSTGGFLGATMGRLKVLSRGSQAKLLLYMMLFACFVFFVIYWYIKLR